A stretch of the Thiohalospira halophila DSM 15071 genome encodes the following:
- a CDS encoding ABC transporter permease — protein MHAYILRRLLLMVPTLFGITVVVFGIMVAAPGGVSPETLTAGQNLDPEARKALEAYYNRRYGLDDPAPVQYLRWLNSISPVGFTITADGGLGAFSWTKGMDLGDSFRYGRPVADLIAERLPITLLLNALSIPLVYLVAVTIGLQAARERGSAFDTGSGLALLALWSVPTMLAGVLFIGFFASDQYWQWFPTAGTLSREGAAMTFLPHWGTLLDALRALAGAGLGVLAGLWAARLDRAWRTGLGTAAGLILGSAWAAALPDGGWPSMAGLAVALAALLGGAASASVPALRGVALGGAGLLAGLLVASAFMEDAFVRGYLLDRAWHLVLPVLTLSYGGIAFLAKLTRSSVLENLHSDYARTARAKGLPESDVLWRHVFRNSLLPLVTVAATLLPALLSGSVIVESIFSIEGMGKLAVEAVTGRDRELVLSITLISGLLTLAGYLLADLLYAVVDPRVSYD, from the coding sequence ATGCACGCCTACATCCTGCGCCGGCTCCTGCTCATGGTCCCGACGCTCTTCGGCATCACCGTGGTGGTCTTCGGCATCATGGTCGCTGCCCCCGGCGGCGTCTCGCCGGAGACCCTGACCGCGGGCCAGAATCTCGATCCGGAGGCGCGCAAGGCGCTGGAGGCCTACTACAACCGGCGCTACGGCCTGGATGACCCGGCGCCGGTGCAGTACCTGCGCTGGCTCAACAGCATCTCGCCGGTGGGTTTTACCATCACCGCTGACGGCGGCCTGGGCGCCTTCTCCTGGACCAAGGGCATGGACCTGGGGGACAGCTTCCGCTACGGCCGGCCGGTGGCCGACCTCATCGCCGAGCGGCTCCCCATCACGCTGCTGCTCAATGCACTCTCCATCCCGCTGGTCTACCTGGTGGCGGTGACCATCGGACTGCAGGCGGCCCGGGAGCGGGGGAGTGCCTTCGACACCGGTTCCGGCCTGGCCCTGCTGGCGTTGTGGTCGGTCCCCACCATGCTGGCCGGGGTCCTCTTCATCGGCTTCTTCGCCAGCGACCAGTACTGGCAGTGGTTCCCCACTGCCGGCACCCTCTCCCGGGAGGGCGCGGCCATGACCTTTCTGCCCCACTGGGGCACCCTCCTGGATGCCCTCCGGGCGCTGGCCGGCGCCGGGCTGGGGGTGCTCGCCGGCCTTTGGGCAGCCCGCCTGGACCGGGCCTGGCGGACCGGTCTCGGCACCGCCGCCGGCCTGATCCTCGGGAGTGCCTGGGCGGCGGCGCTGCCCGATGGGGGTTGGCCCTCGATGGCCGGCCTGGCGGTGGCCCTGGCAGCGCTGCTGGGCGGGGCGGCCAGCGCCTCGGTGCCGGCGCTGCGGGGCGTGGCCCTGGGCGGGGCCGGGCTCCTGGCGGGGCTGCTGGTGGCCTCGGCCTTCATGGAGGACGCCTTCGTGCGCGGTTACCTGCTGGACCGGGCGTGGCACCTGGTGCTCCCGGTGCTCACCCTGAGCTACGGCGGTATCGCCTTCCTGGCCAAGCTCACCCGCTCCTCGGTGCTGGAGAACCTCCACAGCGACTACGCCCGCACCGCCCGGGCCAAGGGGCTGCCGGAGTCGGATGTCCTGTGGCGGCACGTCTTTCGCAACAGCCTGCTGCCGCTGGTAACGGTGGCGGCCACCCTGCTGCCGGCCCTGCTCTCCGGCTCGGTCATCGTGGAGAGCATCTTCTCCATCGAGGGCATGGGCAAGCTGGCCGTGGAGGCGGTCACCGGCCGGGACCGGGAGCTGGTCCTCTCCATCACCCTCATCAGCGGCCTGCTGACCCTGGCCGGCTACCTGCTGGCGGATCTCCTCTACGCCGTGGTGGACCCCCGGGTGAGCTATGACTGA
- the dnaQ gene encoding DNA polymerase III subunit epsilon — protein sequence MTRQVVLDTETTGMEADKGHRIIEVGAVEVDRRRYTGRQFHYYLNPDREVDAGAYEVHGLGSEFLADKPRFEAIAAELLDFLRGAELIIHNAPFDVGFLDAEFARLGPEWGRVTDHAAIFDTLPYARQRHPGQRNSLDALCGRYGIDNSNRDLHGALLDAEILADVYLAMTGGQTALSLGESAEEGGEAANAIRRLPADRPALPGIAVSTEERSAHTERLAALEAAAGSRPPWPGEEPAG from the coding sequence ATGACCCGCCAGGTCGTCCTCGACACCGAGACCACCGGCATGGAGGCGGACAAGGGCCACCGCATCATCGAGGTGGGGGCCGTGGAGGTGGACCGCCGCCGCTACACCGGCCGCCAGTTCCACTACTATCTCAATCCCGATCGCGAGGTGGATGCCGGCGCCTACGAGGTCCACGGGCTGGGCTCCGAGTTCCTGGCGGACAAGCCCCGCTTCGAGGCGATCGCCGCCGAACTCCTGGACTTCCTGCGCGGGGCGGAACTGATCATCCACAACGCCCCCTTCGACGTCGGTTTCCTGGATGCCGAGTTCGCCCGGCTGGGGCCGGAGTGGGGCCGGGTCACCGACCACGCCGCCATCTTCGACACCCTGCCCTACGCCCGGCAGCGGCACCCCGGTCAGCGCAACAGCCTGGACGCCCTGTGCGGGCGCTACGGCATCGACAACAGCAATCGCGACCTTCACGGCGCCCTGCTGGACGCCGAGATCCTCGCCGACGTCTACCTCGCCATGACCGGCGGCCAGACGGCCCTCTCCCTGGGGGAGTCGGCCGAGGAGGGGGGCGAGGCGGCGAACGCCATCCGGCGGCTGCCGGCGGATCGGCCGGCGCTGCCGGGGATCGCGGTCTCGACGGAGGAGCGCAGTGCCCATACCGAACGGCTGGCGGCCCTGGAGGCCGCCGCCGGCAGCCGTCCCCCCTGGCCCGGGGAGGAGCCCGCCGGCTGA
- a CDS encoding ABC transporter ATP-binding protein — translation MRLTVSNLRVTFPNAEEPAVAGVDLELAGGETLCLVGESGSGKSVTALALMGLLPGRARMSAGALTLEHGGGTSELAGLAAEAHRRLRGRRMAMIFQEPMTSLNPVMTVGEQVREVLTIHQPALTAAEGRVRVEAVFAQVRLPEPQQRYDEYPHRLSGGQRQRVMIAMALVAEPDLLIADEPTTALDVTVQAEILELLRDLQARTGMGLLFITHDFGVVAAIADRVAVMRRGQVVESGARAELLQRPQHAYTRALLDALPERRPRPEGPGPGSEVALKVRDLAVHFPVRRGVLRRTVGHVRAVDGVDLTVRRGGITALVGESGSGKSTVARAILRLERPTAGSVWWEGEDLARLDGTELRRRRRHLQAVFQDPYSALNPRLSVATMLTEPMAVHGLGRDVADRLDRARRLLELVDLPADSLDRYAHAFSGGQRQRLGIARALALEPRFLVCDEITSALDVSVQAGILDLLLRLRAEEGLSLLFITHDLGVVGYLADEVAVMEAGRIVEYGTTDQVLHSPRETYTQRLVAAVPRMGDGRESE, via the coding sequence ATGCGGCTGACCGTCTCCAACCTGCGGGTGACCTTCCCCAACGCCGAGGAACCGGCGGTGGCCGGCGTCGACCTGGAGCTCGCCGGCGGCGAGACCCTCTGCCTGGTGGGGGAGTCGGGCTCCGGGAAGTCGGTGACCGCGCTCGCGCTCATGGGGCTTCTTCCCGGGCGGGCGCGGATGTCCGCCGGGGCCCTGACCCTGGAGCACGGCGGCGGGACCAGTGAACTGGCAGGCCTGGCCGCCGAGGCCCATCGCCGGCTGCGCGGCCGGCGCATGGCCATGATCTTCCAGGAGCCCATGACCTCCCTGAACCCGGTGATGACCGTGGGCGAGCAGGTCCGGGAGGTGCTGACCATCCACCAGCCGGCGCTCACCGCCGCCGAGGGCCGTGTCCGGGTGGAGGCGGTCTTCGCGCAGGTACGGCTGCCCGAGCCGCAGCAGCGCTACGACGAGTATCCCCACCGCCTCTCCGGCGGCCAGCGCCAGCGGGTGATGATCGCCATGGCGCTGGTGGCGGAGCCGGACCTGCTCATCGCCGATGAGCCCACCACGGCCCTGGATGTCACCGTCCAGGCCGAGATCCTGGAGTTGCTGCGCGACCTGCAGGCACGGACCGGGATGGGGCTGCTCTTCATTACCCACGACTTCGGCGTGGTGGCCGCCATCGCGGATCGGGTGGCGGTGATGCGCCGCGGGCAGGTGGTGGAGAGCGGGGCGCGGGCCGAGCTCCTGCAGCGACCGCAGCACGCCTACACCCGGGCCCTTCTGGATGCCCTGCCGGAGCGCCGGCCGCGGCCGGAAGGGCCGGGTCCCGGCTCCGAGGTCGCGCTGAAGGTGCGGGATCTCGCCGTCCACTTCCCGGTCCGGCGCGGGGTCCTGCGTCGGACGGTGGGCCACGTCCGTGCCGTGGACGGGGTGGACCTGACGGTACGCCGCGGGGGGATTACCGCCCTGGTGGGGGAGTCGGGCTCCGGCAAGTCCACCGTGGCCCGCGCCATCCTCCGCCTGGAGCGGCCCACGGCGGGCTCCGTCTGGTGGGAGGGTGAAGACCTGGCGCGGCTGGACGGAACGGAGCTTCGCCGGCGTCGTCGCCATCTCCAGGCGGTCTTCCAGGACCCCTATTCGGCGCTGAATCCGCGCCTGTCGGTGGCGACCATGCTCACCGAGCCCATGGCGGTCCACGGCCTGGGGCGTGACGTGGCCGACCGGCTGGACCGGGCGCGCCGGCTGCTGGAGCTGGTGGACCTGCCGGCAGACAGCCTGGATCGGTACGCCCACGCCTTCTCCGGCGGTCAGCGTCAGCGCCTGGGAATCGCCCGGGCCCTGGCGCTGGAGCCGCGCTTCCTGGTCTGTGACGAGATCACCTCCGCCCTGGATGTCTCGGTGCAGGCGGGGATCCTGGATCTGCTGTTGCGCCTGCGGGCGGAGGAGGGGCTCTCGCTGCTCTTCATCACCCACGACCTGGGGGTTGTCGGCTATCTCGCCGACGAGGTGGCGGTGATGGAGGCGGGTCGGATCGTGGAGTACGGGACCACCGATCAGGTTCTGCACTCACCCCGGGAGACCTACACGCAACGGCTGGTAGCGGCGGTTCCCCGCATGGGGGACGGCAGGGAGTCCGAGTAG
- a CDS encoding LysM peptidoglycan-binding domain-containing protein: MAEVEPSPDRDIWDRVRKGLAFSDVDHPAIEPYREWYARNPAYVQRVGERAGRYLHYVLEHTALQDQPAELALLPIIESAYHPFAYSHGRASGLWQFIPGTARLYGIEQNWWYDGRRDIHAATDAAGRYLDDLHGQFDDWLLALAAYNAGPGNVRRALAAARRAGEPETYWGARPWLPKETRGYVPKLLAIADVVRKPGALGLELPTIPDEPQLARVTVDGQIDLALAADLADLSVDELYRLNPGFNRWATSPDGPHHLLLPVDRVAPFHTALAALPDSARTGWERHRIESGESLRSIARSYGTTVDRIRAVNNVRGSTIRAGDHLMIPVAIHDDEAYTLTEEARTRAIQNRTREGRKVTIRVQRGDSFWTIAQRHDVGVRELASWNAMAPGDPLRAGQRLVVWSRNADAAAAPRDFRAPHSHNTQRQLGYTVRRGDNLARISQRFNVSVEQLRQWNNISRGEYLQPGQVLTLYVDVTEQSNNS, translated from the coding sequence GTGGCGGAGGTCGAGCCGTCGCCCGACCGGGACATCTGGGACCGCGTCCGTAAAGGCCTGGCCTTCTCCGATGTCGATCACCCCGCCATCGAGCCCTACCGGGAGTGGTACGCACGGAACCCCGCCTACGTGCAGCGAGTCGGTGAGCGGGCCGGCCGTTACCTCCATTACGTCCTGGAACATACCGCCCTTCAGGACCAGCCTGCCGAACTGGCCCTGCTGCCGATCATCGAGTCGGCCTATCACCCCTTCGCCTATTCCCATGGCCGCGCCTCGGGGCTGTGGCAGTTCATCCCCGGTACGGCCCGCCTCTACGGCATCGAGCAGAACTGGTGGTACGACGGCCGTCGGGACATCCATGCGGCAACGGATGCGGCGGGCCGCTACCTCGATGACCTCCACGGCCAGTTCGACGACTGGCTCCTGGCGCTGGCCGCCTACAATGCCGGCCCGGGCAATGTCCGCCGTGCCCTGGCGGCCGCCCGGCGCGCCGGCGAACCGGAGACCTACTGGGGGGCTCGCCCGTGGCTGCCCAAGGAGACACGGGGCTACGTCCCCAAGCTCCTGGCCATCGCCGACGTGGTCCGCAAGCCCGGGGCGCTGGGCCTCGAACTCCCGACCATCCCCGACGAGCCGCAGCTGGCCCGCGTCACCGTCGACGGCCAGATCGACCTGGCCCTGGCCGCCGACCTGGCCGATCTCAGCGTGGACGAACTCTACCGGCTCAACCCCGGCTTCAACCGCTGGGCCACCAGCCCCGACGGCCCCCACCACCTGCTCCTGCCGGTGGACCGGGTGGCCCCCTTCCACACCGCGCTGGCCGCACTCCCGGACTCGGCCCGCACCGGCTGGGAGCGCCACCGCATCGAATCCGGGGAGAGCCTGCGCTCCATCGCCCGCTCCTACGGCACCACGGTGGACCGGATCAGGGCGGTCAACAACGTCCGCGGCTCCACCATCCGCGCCGGCGACCACCTCATGATCCCCGTCGCCATCCATGACGACGAGGCCTACACCCTGACGGAGGAGGCGCGCACCCGCGCCATCCAGAACCGGACCCGGGAGGGCCGCAAGGTCACCATCCGGGTCCAGCGGGGGGACAGCTTCTGGACCATCGCCCAGCGCCACGACGTCGGCGTGCGCGAACTGGCCAGCTGGAATGCCATGGCGCCGGGAGACCCGCTGCGCGCGGGGCAGCGGCTGGTGGTCTGGTCGCGCAACGCCGATGCCGCGGCGGCCCCGCGGGACTTCCGCGCGCCCCACAGCCACAACACCCAGCGTCAGCTCGGCTATACCGTCCGCCGGGGCGACAACCTCGCCCGGATCTCCCAGCGCTTCAATGTCTCCGTGGAGCAGCTCCGCCAGTGGAACAACATCAGCCGGGGGGAATATCTCCAGCCCGGGCAGGTGCTGACCCTCTACGTGGACGTTACCGAGCAGTCGAACAACTCCTGA
- the rnhA gene encoding ribonuclease HI, protein MSDTVEIFTDGACRGNPGPGGWGALLRKGEHERELSGSEKGTTNNRMELLAVIRALEALDRPCQVTVVTDSQYVQKGISEWLPGWKRRGWKTAAGKPVKNQDLWQALDAAAGRHTVKWEWVRGHNGHAENERADALANQAIDAMQQGG, encoded by the coding sequence GTGTCCGATACCGTGGAAATCTTTACCGACGGCGCCTGCCGCGGCAATCCGGGCCCGGGCGGCTGGGGTGCCCTGCTGCGCAAGGGTGAGCACGAGCGGGAGCTCTCCGGCTCCGAGAAGGGGACCACCAACAATCGCATGGAGCTGCTGGCGGTGATCCGCGCCCTGGAGGCGCTGGATCGGCCCTGTCAGGTGACGGTGGTGACCGACTCGCAGTACGTGCAGAAGGGGATCAGCGAGTGGCTCCCCGGCTGGAAGCGCCGCGGCTGGAAGACCGCGGCCGGCAAGCCGGTGAAGAACCAGGACCTCTGGCAGGCGCTGGATGCCGCTGCCGGCCGCCACACCGTGAAGTGGGAATGGGTGCGGGGCCACAACGGCCATGCCGAGAACGAGCGCGCCGATGCCCTGGCCAATCAGGCCATCGACGCCATGCAGCAGGGAGGGTAA
- the gloB gene encoding hydroxyacylglutathione hydrolase, translating into MIRIDTIPAFKDNYIWGLVDTATSRATVVDPGDAVPVRAWLADQGLTLDAILITHHHGDHVGGVRDLLADRDIPVHGPAHGRIPGRTHPVADGDRVTVAGLPAPLEVREVPGHTLDHIAYTDGERLFCGDVLFTGGCGAVFEGTNDQMFASLERFNDLPDACEVYCAHEYTLENLDFARRVEPENAALARRLETARAARERGEPTVPGTLGEERATNPFLRCREPSVIAAANRWANRDLTDAAAVFGIVRAWKDSLD; encoded by the coding sequence ATGATCCGAATCGACACCATTCCCGCCTTCAAGGACAACTACATCTGGGGCCTGGTGGATACCGCCACCAGCCGCGCTACCGTGGTCGACCCCGGGGATGCAGTGCCGGTGCGCGCCTGGCTGGCCGACCAGGGGCTGACCCTGGACGCCATCCTCATCACCCACCACCACGGCGACCATGTGGGTGGGGTCCGCGACCTCCTCGCCGACCGAGACATCCCCGTCCACGGCCCGGCCCACGGCCGGATCCCCGGCCGCACCCACCCGGTGGCGGACGGCGACCGGGTAACGGTAGCCGGGCTACCGGCGCCGCTGGAGGTCCGTGAGGTCCCGGGCCACACCCTGGACCACATCGCCTACACCGACGGCGAACGCCTCTTCTGCGGGGACGTCCTCTTCACCGGGGGTTGCGGTGCGGTCTTTGAGGGGACCAATGACCAGATGTTCGCCTCCCTGGAGCGCTTCAACGACCTCCCCGACGCCTGCGAGGTCTACTGCGCCCACGAATACACCCTGGAGAACCTCGACTTCGCCCGCCGGGTGGAGCCGGAGAACGCCGCGCTGGCCCGGCGACTGGAGACGGCCCGCGCCGCCCGGGAGCGGGGCGAACCCACGGTCCCCGGCACCCTGGGAGAGGAGCGGGCAACCAACCCCTTCCTCCGCTGCCGGGAGCCGTCGGTCATCGCCGCCGCCAACCGCTGGGCCAATCGCGACCTCACGGATGCCGCGGCCGTCTTCGGCATCGTGCGGGCCTGGAAGGACAGCCTGGATTAG
- a CDS encoding ABC transporter permease has protein sequence MTEGAWHEGERVTPARAIARAVLARRGARLGLAWIAVVALLAVFAPFLATSHPLLVAGEGGLASPVLDHLAPEDGALLGVFLAVLVGWRLACRPRVAMVAAASLFAVALVASHTLLEPPRLVAHEQPRQAATAGQWDWVVWAPVPWSPGDYLRDYGHTGLEAPLEAAPERIHWMGTEAGGSDLLSGMIHATRVALGIGLVATGIALVIGVVIGGFMGYFSGVVDILGMRVVEVVEAIPTLFLLLIFVAFFGRDLYLMMVIIGLTSWSVYARYVRAEFLKLRQQEYVQAAVVMGLPLRSILFRHMLPNGMAPVLVTASFGVASAILAEATLSFLGLGPVDTPTWGRMLDQAVQSSTFNWWMALFPGGAIFCTVFAYNLLGEALRDAMDSEAS, from the coding sequence ATGACTGAAGGAGCGTGGCACGAGGGAGAGCGCGTGACGCCGGCCCGGGCCATCGCCCGCGCCGTTCTCGCCCGTCGGGGGGCGCGCCTGGGTCTGGCCTGGATTGCCGTGGTGGCGCTGCTGGCCGTCTTCGCCCCCTTCCTGGCCACCAGCCACCCCCTGCTGGTAGCCGGGGAGGGCGGCCTCGCCAGCCCGGTGCTGGACCATCTCGCCCCCGAGGACGGGGCGCTGCTCGGGGTCTTCCTCGCCGTGCTGGTGGGGTGGCGCCTCGCCTGTCGCCCCCGGGTGGCAATGGTGGCCGCCGCCAGCCTCTTTGCGGTGGCCCTCGTGGCCAGCCATACCCTGCTGGAACCGCCCCGCCTGGTCGCCCACGAGCAGCCGCGCCAGGCCGCGACGGCCGGGCAGTGGGACTGGGTGGTCTGGGCGCCGGTCCCCTGGAGTCCGGGCGACTACCTCCGCGACTACGGCCACACCGGCCTGGAGGCACCGCTGGAGGCGGCGCCGGAACGGATCCACTGGATGGGGACCGAGGCCGGCGGCTCCGATCTCCTCTCGGGGATGATCCACGCTACCCGGGTGGCGCTGGGGATCGGGCTGGTGGCCACCGGCATCGCCCTGGTCATCGGCGTGGTCATCGGCGGTTTCATGGGCTACTTCTCCGGCGTGGTGGATATCCTCGGCATGCGGGTGGTGGAGGTGGTGGAGGCAATCCCGACCCTCTTCCTGCTGCTCATCTTCGTCGCCTTCTTCGGCCGCGACCTCTACCTGATGATGGTCATCATCGGGCTCACCAGCTGGTCGGTCTACGCCCGCTACGTGCGGGCCGAGTTCCTCAAGCTGCGCCAGCAGGAGTACGTCCAGGCGGCGGTGGTCATGGGGCTGCCCCTGCGCTCCATCCTCTTCCGCCACATGCTCCCCAACGGCATGGCGCCGGTGCTGGTTACGGCGAGCTTCGGCGTGGCCTCGGCCATCCTGGCGGAGGCGACCCTGAGCTTCCTGGGGCTGGGGCCGGTGGATACCCCCACCTGGGGCCGGATGCTGGACCAGGCGGTGCAGTCGTCGACCTTCAACTGGTGGATGGCGCTCTTCCCGGGCGGGGCCATCTTCTGCACCGTCTTCGCCTACAACCTCCTGGGCGAGGCGCTGCGTGACGCCATGGACAGCGAGGCGAGCTGA
- a CDS encoding class I SAM-dependent methyltransferase, with protein sequence MEMTPSERYRQLAAWFRQPTGRALAAREKAWLDAVLPDLFGYYLLEVGGTERGDLAAASRVLHPFRMTPAPGTDPGPAVPSLCAEADALPVASRTVDVVLLEHVLEFAAEPHAVLREVERVLMPEGHLVLLAFNSRSPWQLARPGRRGRAPWGGRFYSGRRLRDWLALLGFDLVLQRSLMFRPPLPSQRLQERLAPLEGLAERWSLPGGAVHLLVARKRVFSMTPVRPRWRPRRATGAAVPAAGQHYEE encoded by the coding sequence ATGGAGATGACGCCCTCGGAGCGCTACCGCCAACTGGCGGCCTGGTTCCGCCAGCCCACCGGCCGGGCGCTGGCGGCGCGCGAAAAGGCGTGGCTGGATGCCGTACTGCCCGATCTCTTCGGCTACTACCTGCTGGAGGTCGGGGGGACGGAGCGGGGGGATCTCGCCGCCGCCAGCCGGGTCCTCCACCCCTTTCGCATGACGCCGGCGCCGGGCACGGACCCCGGGCCGGCGGTGCCCTCCCTGTGCGCCGAGGCCGATGCCCTGCCGGTGGCGTCGCGGACGGTGGACGTGGTGCTGCTGGAGCATGTCCTGGAGTTCGCCGCCGAACCCCACGCGGTCCTGCGCGAGGTGGAGCGGGTCCTGATGCCGGAGGGCCACCTGGTCCTGCTCGCCTTCAACAGCCGCAGCCCCTGGCAGCTGGCGCGGCCGGGGAGGCGAGGGCGGGCTCCGTGGGGCGGGCGCTTCTACAGCGGCCGCCGCCTGCGGGACTGGCTGGCCCTGCTGGGGTTCGACCTGGTCCTCCAGCGGAGCCTGATGTTCCGGCCGCCCCTGCCCAGCCAGCGTCTTCAGGAGCGCCTGGCGCCGCTGGAAGGGCTGGCCGAGCGCTGGTCGCTGCCCGGGGGCGCGGTCCATCTGCTGGTAGCGCGCAAGCGGGTCTTCTCCATGACGCCGGTGCGACCGCGGTGGCGACCGCGACGCGCCACGGGGGCCGCCGTTCCGGCGGCCGGCCAGCATTACGAGGAGTGA
- the nhaD gene encoding sodium:proton antiporter NhaD: MSRIPAAAIAVLAALLLPLPALAATEAPDLTASLYGYIAVGLFVLAYALVVTEEFLHVRKSKPVMVAAGVIWILIGIAYQQHGMGNAAGEAVRHMILEFAELLLFLIAAMTYINTMDERQVFNALRAQLVSRGFSLQSIFWITGLLAFFISPVADNLTTALLMAAVVIAIGGDKMRFVVVGCINIVVAANAGGAFSPFGDITTLMVWQKGIMEFQEFLALFVPSLVNWLVPAIFLAMAVPGGKPDPLKEEVTIRHGGWVVVGLFLFTIAMTVSLHSFLHLPPVLGMMTGLGLLKVYGFFIRRADLREGDEPVSEPEEIGLTVDDREAFHQHFKPRHRPFDIYTSLKRAEWDTLMFFYGVVLAVGGLGTLGYLALVSEAMYGGLGATWANTLVGVLSAIVDNIPVMFAVLTMEPDMSHGQWLLVTLTAGVGGSLLSIGSAAGVALMGQARGVYTFFAHLKWSWAIALGYAASIQTHLWLNADLF, encoded by the coding sequence ATGTCCCGGATCCCGGCCGCCGCCATCGCTGTCCTGGCGGCGCTGCTGCTCCCGTTACCCGCGCTGGCTGCCACCGAGGCGCCGGACCTCACCGCCAGCCTCTACGGCTACATCGCGGTGGGTCTCTTCGTTCTGGCCTACGCCCTGGTGGTGACCGAGGAGTTCCTCCACGTCCGCAAGTCCAAGCCGGTAATGGTGGCCGCCGGGGTGATCTGGATCCTCATCGGGATCGCCTACCAGCAGCACGGCATGGGCAACGCCGCCGGCGAGGCGGTCCGCCACATGATCCTGGAATTCGCCGAGCTGCTCCTCTTCCTCATCGCGGCGATGACCTACATCAACACCATGGACGAGCGCCAGGTCTTCAACGCCCTGCGCGCGCAACTGGTCTCCCGCGGCTTCTCGCTCCAGTCCATCTTCTGGATTACCGGCCTGCTCGCCTTCTTCATCTCCCCCGTGGCCGACAACCTCACCACCGCCCTGCTCATGGCGGCGGTGGTCATCGCCATCGGCGGCGACAAGATGCGCTTCGTGGTGGTGGGCTGCATCAACATCGTGGTGGCAGCCAACGCCGGCGGCGCCTTCAGCCCCTTCGGCGACATCACCACGCTCATGGTCTGGCAGAAGGGGATCATGGAGTTCCAGGAGTTCCTGGCGCTGTTCGTCCCCTCGCTGGTGAACTGGCTGGTGCCGGCCATCTTCCTGGCCATGGCCGTGCCCGGCGGCAAGCCCGATCCCCTCAAGGAGGAGGTCACCATCCGCCACGGCGGCTGGGTGGTGGTAGGGCTTTTCCTGTTCACCATCGCCATGACGGTGAGCCTGCACAGCTTCCTCCACCTGCCCCCGGTGCTCGGCATGATGACCGGGCTGGGGCTGCTCAAGGTGTACGGCTTCTTCATCCGCCGGGCGGACCTGCGCGAGGGGGATGAGCCGGTGAGCGAGCCGGAGGAGATCGGGCTGACCGTGGACGACCGCGAGGCCTTCCACCAGCATTTCAAGCCGCGCCACCGGCCCTTCGACATCTACACCAGCCTCAAGCGCGCGGAGTGGGACACCCTGATGTTCTTCTACGGCGTGGTACTGGCGGTGGGCGGCCTGGGTACCCTGGGCTACCTCGCCCTGGTCTCCGAAGCGATGTACGGCGGCCTGGGGGCGACCTGGGCCAACACCCTGGTGGGTGTGCTCTCGGCCATCGTGGACAACATCCCGGTGATGTTCGCGGTGCTGACCATGGAGCCGGACATGTCCCACGGCCAGTGGCTGCTGGTGACGCTGACCGCCGGCGTGGGTGGCTCCCTGCTCTCCATCGGCTCGGCGGCCGGGGTGGCGCTCATGGGCCAGGCGCGGGGGGTCTACACCTTCTTCGCCCACCTCAAGTGGAGCTGGGCCATCGCCCTGGGCTACGCCGCCAGTATCCAGACCCACCTCTGGCTCAACGCCGACCTCTTCTGA